One genomic window of Dysgonomonadaceae bacterium PH5-43 includes the following:
- a CDS encoding hypothetical protein (product_source=Hypo-rule applied; cleavage_site_network=SignalP-noTM; transmembrane_helix_parts=Inside_1_4,TMhelix_5_22,Outside_23_60,TMhelix_61_78,Inside_79_89), with translation MKKKFIIITVFSIVMSCQIFAQDIFREKTDNWTKREVATDRANLINANTNPTNGDPKVTPIGDAWLLVLGLAGIYTTIKIRKRGLLILK, from the coding sequence ATGAAAAAGAAATTTATAATAATAACAGTGTTTAGTATCGTGATGTCTTGTCAGATTTTTGCTCAAGACATATTCAGAGAAAAAACAGATAATTGGACAAAGAGAGAAGTTGCTACAGACCGAGCTAATCTTATTAATGCAAATACTAATCCTACAAATGGAGACCCTAAAGTTACTCCAATAGGTGATGCTTGGTTACTTGTTTTGGGATTAGCAGGAATTTATACTACTATAAAAATTCGTAAGAGGGGACTCTTGATCCTTAAATAA
- a CDS encoding hypothetical protein (product_source=Hypo-rule applied; superfamily=51225,54523; transmembrane_helix_parts=Inside_1_6,TMhelix_7_29,Outside_30_894) translates to MRKKEITLRFIMVIGLSLFTLSLWAQTLTINNWEFKYETSGTGLTLTEVVTSGNEFLEIPSSVTVDEQSFTIVGISKELFKDNLALERMSIPASFINTTWNTFVISDKPQNGSPIALGTEQTVIDTDQWTIEAVVNTGGKALNQWGTALLATGVSPIENSYPNGFQIWADNGTDNNSGNIKIKYGGSTQVFDNVKLLPGGTNDITISLTYNGTKYIATVSTDGNTSTKEITLGYKPNFTHLSSAISSEGTFSELEIYKTVTRNFLDESNSKLKYITVHKDNPMWSSNNGSLYNKAGNKLFLDLSAVNTPTEEVITIDNWSFNYETLGKNLILTNVVTSGNTTLTIPATVDINNVTYTIKALKENLFKDNTTLKHISIPASVVSLGSNSTTESYETLAKSDFPLTLTNPIVASDEWKVKAIVSTAGEYGSNWGTALLATGSEPVTTEDFTGGFQIWLNNGTNNSEGTIVHKYGSGTSKETFSDDIIVKNRFTDDIALEVSYSGGFYNVAVAALAKKLIKFRESSFDGFNILSTSITSAGKVSQLEISKFSFPTTPTSLSLASTLESITIDAENTKYYSLNGNLYDEEGTLLLARTSIWNGNESTDWTETSNWEAGVAPTELSSVIISANTSNVVTIPSGITIAKLTMKEGAKAIVNGSITVSGSINVEVSPVANRWYPVGFPFEISGVYHYGFEEGEELLIPYEASTGGDYWLKKYEEEEFKYTQNYSAGNGYIIQYPEYFSTATLPVIYTSTSNITLNVSSEATIVPSKDNSYELKANPTLNTITVKSENETYYYKYEANGNLFRRVENNATAEIAPFESVVVVKKASVLKSIISDGDLTNLEDVNISNDEVVRTQYFNLQGVEIKEPSDKKAGVIIVKQTMKSGIINTIKEIK, encoded by the coding sequence ATGAGAAAGAAAGAAATTACTTTAAGATTTATAATGGTAATAGGATTATCATTATTTACGCTTTCCTTATGGGCGCAAACTCTCACTATAAACAACTGGGAGTTTAAGTACGAAACATCTGGAACAGGTTTAACGCTTACCGAAGTTGTTACGTCGGGTAACGAATTTTTAGAAATACCATCATCGGTAACAGTAGACGAACAGTCTTTTACTATTGTGGGTATTTCAAAAGAGCTTTTCAAAGACAATTTGGCTTTAGAGCGTATGAGTATTCCGGCATCTTTTATTAATACAACTTGGAATACATTTGTTATAAGTGATAAACCTCAAAATGGTAGTCCTATAGCATTAGGCACTGAACAAACTGTTATAGATACAGACCAATGGACTATTGAAGCTGTTGTTAATACGGGAGGAAAGGCTTTAAATCAGTGGGGGACAGCCCTCCTTGCTACAGGAGTTTCTCCCATTGAGAATAGCTATCCTAATGGCTTTCAAATTTGGGCAGATAATGGAACTGATAATAATAGCGGTAACATCAAAATTAAATATGGTGGGTCTACGCAGGTTTTCGATAACGTTAAATTATTGCCAGGCGGAACTAATGATATTACCATTTCTTTAACTTACAATGGAACCAAGTATATAGCTACAGTATCTACAGACGGAAATACTTCTACAAAGGAAATTACATTGGGTTATAAACCTAATTTTACTCATTTATCAAGTGCTATATCTTCAGAAGGAACGTTTTCTGAGTTAGAAATTTACAAGACGGTTACTCGAAACTTTTTAGATGAGTCTAATAGTAAGTTGAAATATATTACTGTTCATAAAGATAACCCTATGTGGTCTTCTAACAATGGTTCTTTATATAACAAAGCGGGTAATAAATTATTCCTTGATTTAAGTGCCGTAAACACACCAACTGAAGAAGTTATAACAATAGATAATTGGAGTTTTAATTACGAAACTTTAGGTAAAAATCTTATCTTAACGAATGTGGTAACTTCTGGTAATACTACTCTAACAATTCCTGCAACAGTAGATATTAACAATGTTACTTATACTATAAAGGCATTAAAAGAAAATCTTTTCAAAGATAATACAACTCTTAAGCATATTTCTATCCCTGCATCTGTTGTTAGTTTGGGAAGCAACTCAACTACAGAATCTTACGAAACTCTTGCGAAAAGTGATTTCCCTCTTACATTAACAAATCCTATAGTCGCTTCTGATGAGTGGAAAGTTAAAGCAATAGTAAGTACAGCTGGGGAATATGGCAGCAACTGGGGGACAGCCCTATTGGCTACTGGATCAGAGCCAGTAACAACAGAGGATTTCACAGGAGGCTTTCAGATTTGGTTAAATAATGGAACAAATAATAGTGAGGGTACTATTGTACATAAATATGGAAGTGGAACTTCTAAAGAAACTTTTTCTGATGATATAATTGTGAAAAATAGATTCACTGATGATATTGCATTAGAAGTGTCGTATAGCGGAGGCTTTTATAATGTAGCAGTTGCTGCATTAGCTAAAAAGCTAATCAAGTTTAGAGAAAGCTCTTTTGATGGTTTTAATATATTGTCGACTTCTATAACATCTGCTGGCAAAGTATCGCAATTAGAAATATCTAAGTTTAGTTTTCCTACAACACCTACAAGTCTAAGTTTAGCATCTACATTAGAGAGCATAACTATTGATGCTGAAAATACGAAATATTATTCTCTTAATGGTAATCTATATGATGAAGAAGGTACTTTATTATTGGCTCGGACTTCTATTTGGAACGGAAACGAATCTACAGATTGGACAGAAACTTCTAACTGGGAAGCAGGCGTTGCACCAACCGAGTTATCTTCAGTTATTATTTCAGCCAATACCTCTAATGTTGTAACTATCCCTTCAGGTATTACTATAGCAAAACTTACAATGAAAGAAGGAGCTAAAGCGATAGTTAATGGCAGTATCACTGTTTCAGGGTCTATTAATGTAGAAGTATCGCCAGTTGCCAACAGATGGTATCCTGTGGGTTTCCCATTTGAAATAAGCGGAGTTTATCATTACGGATTTGAAGAGGGTGAAGAGTTGTTAATACCTTACGAAGCATCTACTGGTGGTGATTATTGGTTGAAAAAGTATGAAGAAGAGGAGTTTAAGTATACACAAAACTATAGTGCTGGCAATGGATACATAATTCAATATCCTGAATATTTCAGTACAGCTACTCTTCCTGTGATTTATACTTCAACGTCAAATATCACTCTAAATGTATCAAGCGAAGCAACAATAGTTCCTTCAAAAGATAATTCGTATGAGTTAAAAGCTAATCCTACTCTTAACACGATTACAGTTAAATCAGAAAATGAAACTTATTACTACAAATACGAAGCTAATGGTAATCTTTTTAGAAGAGTAGAAAATAATGCAACTGCTGAAATAGCTCCTTTTGAGTCGGTGGTTGTTGTAAAAAAAGCAAGTGTATTAAAATCAATCATAAGTGATGGCGACCTTACAAATTTAGAAGATGTAAACATCTCGAATGATGAGGTTGTAAGAACTCAATACTTCAATCTTCAAGGAGTGGAGATAAAAGAACCTTCAGACAAAAAAGCGGGAGTAATTATCGTAAAACAAACGATGAAATCAGGAATTATTAATACTATAAAAGAAATAAAATGA